The following are encoded in a window of Deltaproteobacteria bacterium genomic DNA:
- a CDS encoding ABC transporter ATP-binding protein: MKPVIQVINVSKSFTNWMDRPHDIKKILINLMRGKLEFGQKSQVTILDNVTFNINEGEFVGIMGKNGVGKSTLLKLLSGIYSPDQGIIRTSGRIAPLLELGAGFSDELTGYENIFLNAAILGYGRKKTYEKLNEIIEFTELGDHIYKPIRNYSSGMVVRLGFSIATHLESQILFFDEVLSVGDIWFQQKCINKIKELHSNGKTIILVSHSPDQIRNYCTRCLVFNKSKLEFDGSADEGASCYENLN; the protein is encoded by the coding sequence ATGAAACCAGTTATTCAGGTTATCAATGTTTCAAAATCATTTACAAACTGGATGGATAGGCCCCATGACATTAAAAAAATACTAATTAATTTAATGCGGGGAAAGCTAGAATTTGGCCAAAAAAGCCAAGTTACAATTTTAGATAATGTTACTTTTAATATCAACGAAGGTGAATTTGTTGGTATTATGGGAAAAAATGGGGTTGGAAAGAGTACACTTCTTAAATTATTATCTGGCATATATTCGCCTGATCAAGGCATTATCCGAACAAGTGGTAGAATAGCTCCCTTATTAGAACTTGGAGCAGGCTTCAGCGATGAGTTAACAGGTTATGAAAATATTTTTCTAAATGCTGCAATATTAGGTTATGGAAGAAAAAAAACCTATGAAAAGTTAAATGAAATCATAGAGTTTACAGAGCTTGGTGATCATATCTATAAACCCATCCGAAACTATTCTAGTGGAATGGTTGTAAGGCTTGGATTTTCAATTGCAACCCATTTGGAATCTCAAATTCTATTTTTTGATGAGGTATTAAGCGTTGGCGACATCTGGTTTCAGCAAAAGTGTATAAATAAAATCAAAGAGCTTCATTCTAATGGAAAGACAATTATTCTTGTTTCTCATTCACCCGATCAAATAAGAAATTACTGTACAAGATGCCT
- a CDS encoding ABC transporter permease: protein MTMLSFFQSFLCLDHKFVIFNLVLRNLKLKYRRSFFGIIWSLLGPGLSGFVYFFVFKYVVKMEIDNYLVFVLSGVLPWGFVTNSLSSGLETIVGNHTLFNKIPLRLNVFNFSENITHFVNLIISLPILFLFSFLTNHQLSITSLLLFPILFLMFLMTYSMGFLLGIAFVYFRDLRHILTLIIQVLFYLTPIIYKSDMIPEKFKLIIYLNPFGVFFDSIHQVYYYGNMISLNSSLIMLAWTLFFIILFQVMNGKLSRRIVEDL from the coding sequence ATGACAATGTTAAGTTTTTTTCAATCTTTTTTATGTCTTGATCACAAATTTGTAATTTTCAATTTGGTGTTGAGAAATTTAAAATTAAAATACAGAAGATCATTCTTTGGAATTATTTGGTCTTTGCTTGGTCCTGGATTGTCGGGTTTTGTCTATTTTTTTGTATTTAAATATGTAGTGAAAATGGAGATTGATAACTATCTTGTTTTCGTTCTTTCTGGTGTATTACCATGGGGATTTGTTACAAATAGTTTAAGTTCTGGCTTGGAAACCATTGTAGGGAATCATACATTATTTAATAAGATACCTTTAAGATTAAATGTATTTAACTTTTCCGAAAATATAACTCACTTTGTAAATTTAATTATATCTTTGCCTATTTTATTCTTATTTAGTTTTTTAACTAATCATCAATTGTCGATAACAAGTTTATTATTATTTCCAATTTTATTTTTAATGTTTCTAATGACTTATTCAATGGGGTTTTTGCTGGGGATCGCATTTGTGTACTTTAGGGATTTAAGACACATATTAACTTTAATAATTCAGGTATTATTTTATTTAACACCAATTATCTATAAGTCAGATATGATACCAGAAAAATTTAAGCTGATTATTTATTTAAACCCATTTGGTGTTTTTTTCGATAGTATTCATCAGGTATATTATTATGGAAATATGATAAGTCTAAATTCAAGTTTGATAATGCTTGCTTGGACTTTATTTTTTATTATTTTATTTCAGGTTATGAATGGTAAATTGTCTCGTAGAATTGTAGAGGATTTATAG
- a CDS encoding glycosyltransferase: MSKKIKNYLKLLLLFLITLLKVIFIDFDFIKVKFFIKACLAQFKLLINGFCNQNPMRYTHLFKNQNIIADYSDFQLHKLKIVTQGLYETLKKKSNRTFTYSILIPVYKPKLQFFKILLESCLNQSVTDCEILLGFDGPQPAEITNYISQLIAENETAKQRIRFFEFDRSPDSSGISTTTNQLAEMATGEFLLFVDHDDWIRSDLLYRYDLLLRQHQDNEKTVIYCDEFKIDEYNNRIHGTYLRKPDSFTYPYFFINWVCHCLLVSKKNFLQVGGLRKICDGAQDYDLILKLSSNSSRFLRCPIGLYAWRVHANSTALSTSVKSYVNDAGIFALKEFVDKNKLDWEITAGEVDTTYFAFPKINFIPEIQVIMPFKDGESLTEKALRSLITQKNVKLNITLVNNNSTDPSINKRLQEKFKDKLRIEIINYDDAFNFSRICNFAARNSMFSNSPYLLFINNDVELKDEAIFEMARWIEQPKIGAVGCKLLYPNGSLQHGGIDCRDDHYEYEVCWGHTNYQVHKGAKGFHSVQRVVDAVTAACMLMKRTIFEEVNGFNEDMYPIAFSDTDLCARINQKGYYCFYNPVATGIHFESITREKNAIEDFDSSATMFGLMGNVRPRKSFYYR, translated from the coding sequence ATGAGCAAAAAAATAAAAAACTATCTAAAGCTATTATTATTGTTTCTAATAACCCTTTTAAAGGTGATTTTTATTGATTTTGACTTTATTAAAGTTAAATTTTTTATTAAAGCCTGTCTTGCACAGTTTAAGTTGTTGATAAATGGTTTTTGTAATCAAAATCCAATGCGATATACCCACTTGTTTAAAAATCAAAATATAATTGCTGATTATTCTGATTTTCAGCTGCATAAGCTTAAAATCGTAACCCAAGGATTATATGAAACCTTGAAAAAAAAATCTAACAGAACTTTTACTTACTCAATTTTAATTCCTGTTTATAAACCAAAATTACAGTTTTTCAAAATTCTTTTGGAATCATGTTTAAATCAGTCAGTTACTGATTGCGAGATTTTATTGGGTTTTGATGGACCACAACCTGCTGAAATAACAAATTATATTAGTCAGTTAATTGCCGAAAACGAGACGGCTAAACAAAGAATTAGATTCTTTGAGTTTGATAGAAGTCCTGATTCTTCAGGAATTTCTACTACAACAAACCAATTAGCTGAAATGGCAACTGGTGAGTTCTTGTTATTTGTTGATCATGACGATTGGATACGTAGTGATTTATTATACAGATATGATCTATTATTAAGGCAACATCAGGATAATGAAAAAACAGTGATTTATTGTGATGAGTTTAAAATTGATGAGTATAATAATAGAATTCATGGGACTTATTTAAGAAAGCCTGATTCTTTTACCTATCCATACTTCTTTATCAATTGGGTTTGCCATTGTTTATTGGTTTCAAAAAAGAATTTTTTGCAAGTTGGTGGCTTAAGAAAAATATGTGATGGGGCTCAAGATTATGATTTGATTTTAAAACTGAGCTCAAATTCTTCTAGATTCTTGAGATGCCCTATTGGTTTATATGCGTGGAGAGTTCATGCTAATAGTACAGCATTAAGCACTTCTGTAAAAAGTTATGTAAATGATGCTGGAATTTTTGCATTAAAGGAGTTTGTTGATAAGAATAAACTAGATTGGGAAATTACAGCTGGTGAAGTTGATACAACTTATTTTGCTTTCCCTAAAATTAACTTTATTCCTGAAATACAGGTAATTATGCCTTTTAAAGATGGAGAATCTTTAACTGAAAAAGCACTAAGATCCTTAATTACTCAAAAAAATGTAAAACTGAATATAACGCTTGTGAACAATAATAGCACGGACCCTTCCATAAATAAACGACTTCAAGAAAAGTTTAAAGACAAGTTAAGGATAGAGATAATCAATTATGATGACGCCTTTAATTTTTCTAGAATTTGTAACTTTGCCGCTAGAAACTCAATGTTTTCAAATAGTCCATATTTACTTTTTATAAATAATGATGTTGAGCTTAAAGATGAGGCTATATTTGAAATGGCAAGATGGATTGAGCAGCCAAAAATTGGTGCCGTAGGGTGCAAGTTATTATATCCAAACGGCTCGTTGCAGCATGGTGGAATTGATTGCCGAGATGACCATTATGAATACGAAGTTTGTTGGGGGCATACTAATTATCAGGTTCATAAAGGCGCCAAAGGTTTTCATAGTGTTCAAAGGGTTGTTGATGCGGTTACAGCAGCTTGCATGTTAATGAAAAGGACAATATTTGAAGAGGTGAATGGCTTTAATGAAGATATGTACCCCATTGCCTTTAGTGACACTGATTTATGTGCAAGGATTAATCAAAAAGGATATTACTGCTTTTATAATCCAGTTGCTACTGGTATCCATTTTGAAAGTATCACAAGAGAGAAAAATGCTATTGAAGATTTTGATTCCTCTGCTACTATGTTTGGTTTAATGGGTAATGTTAGACCTAGAAAGAGTTTTTACTACAGGTAA
- a CDS encoding glycosyltransferase family 2 protein, with protein MKRVNIVIPVYNEKGNIGRSLKKIKDEVTGPYQVTIVFDFDEDNSLPEAIEANGQLNLNLQFVKNKYGKGVLNAIKTGLHSSTAPYTIVTMADLSDPPYVINNMLQLAQKNNSDIVCGSRYMKDGSQSGGITLKSFLSRMAGLTLRYIAGVPTHDATNSFKLYSQRVLKNIKIESVGGFELGLELVVKSHLMGYKIDEVPTSWEDRSEGQSRFQLYNWIPKYLKWYFMAYVGKIKHFEFEKNA; from the coding sequence ATGAAGAGGGTCAATATTGTTATTCCTGTTTATAATGAAAAAGGTAATATTGGCCGTTCTTTGAAAAAAATTAAAGATGAAGTTACTGGTCCTTATCAAGTTACAATTGTGTTTGATTTTGATGAAGATAACTCCTTGCCAGAAGCCATAGAGGCTAATGGGCAACTTAATTTAAATTTGCAATTTGTAAAAAATAAGTATGGAAAAGGTGTCCTTAATGCAATAAAAACTGGCCTACATAGTAGTACAGCGCCGTACACAATAGTTACAATGGCGGATCTATCTGACCCCCCATATGTAATTAATAATATGCTTCAACTAGCTCAAAAGAATAATTCCGATATTGTTTGTGGATCACGGTATATGAAAGATGGTTCGCAAAGTGGCGGAATTACATTAAAAAGTTTTTTATCCAGAATGGCCGGATTAACACTACGTTATATTGCTGGAGTACCAACACATGATGCTACAAACTCTTTTAAGCTATATTCTCAAAGAGTTTTAAAAAATATTAAAATTGAATCTGTTGGTGGCTTTGAACTTGGGCTTGAATTGGTGGTGAAATCACATTTGATGGGATATAAAATTGATGAAGTTCCAACATCTTGGGAAGATAGAAGTGAAGGCCAAAGTCGTTTTCAATTATACAACTGGATTCCTAAGTATTTAAAATGGTATTTTATGGCATATGTTGGAAAAATTAAACATTTTGAATTTGAAAAAAATGCTTAA
- a CDS encoding NAD-dependent epimerase/dehydratase family protein, with protein MNILVTGSAGFICGYVVEDLLNQGHHVVGIDNYSKYGKVEKSYDKHPRYTFVEGDVKNVGLMKELIADCDTVLAAAAMIGGISYFHEFAYDLLAENERIMAATFDSAIWAFKNKKLKRINVLSSSMVYESVDEFPTKEGAERKNPPPLSTYGFQKLACEYYCQGAWEQFKLPYTIMRPFNCVGTGEKRALCDKEIYSGNIQLAMSHVVPDLVQKILRGQDPLHILGSGAQVRHYTYAGDLARGIRMCIESEKAINQDFNLSTPVSTSVVELSEVIWKKLKPGVPFRFTSDEPFKYDVQKRVPSVTKAKEVLGFEANTDLNTILDEVVPWIQKQIEIGGI; from the coding sequence GTGAATATTTTAGTTACAGGTTCTGCGGGCTTTATTTGTGGCTATGTGGTTGAAGATCTTTTAAATCAAGGACACCACGTTGTTGGAATCGACAATTATTCCAAATATGGAAAAGTTGAAAAGTCCTATGATAAACATCCAAGATACACCTTTGTTGAAGGTGATGTTAAAAATGTTGGATTGATGAAAGAATTGATTGCAGATTGTGATACTGTTTTGGCGGCTGCAGCAATGATCGGTGGAATTTCTTATTTCCACGAATTTGCCTATGATTTACTTGCTGAAAATGAAAGAATTATGGCGGCAACTTTTGATTCGGCCATTTGGGCATTTAAAAATAAAAAATTAAAAAGAATCAACGTTTTAAGTTCTTCAATGGTTTATGAATCTGTTGATGAATTTCCAACTAAAGAAGGTGCGGAAAGAAAAAATCCACCACCATTGTCTACCTACGGTTTTCAAAAGTTAGCTTGTGAATATTACTGTCAAGGCGCCTGGGAACAATTCAAGTTACCATATACAATCATGCGACCATTTAACTGTGTTGGTACTGGTGAAAAAAGAGCCTTATGTGATAAAGAAATATATTCAGGAAATATTCAACTTGCGATGAGCCATGTAGTTCCTGACCTTGTTCAAAAAATCTTAAGGGGTCAAGATCCTCTACATATTTTAGGGAGTGGTGCTCAAGTAAGACATTATACATATGCTGGTGATTTGGCTCGTGGAATTAGGATGTGTATTGAAAGTGAAAAGGCGATAAATCAAGACTTTAACTTATCAACTCCAGTTTCTACATCAGTTGTTGAACTATCAGAAGTAATTTGGAAAAAATTAAAACCCGGTGTTCCTTTTAGATTTACTTCTGACGAACCATTTAAATACGATGTACAAAAAAGAGTTCCATCTGTTACGAAAGCCAAAGAAGTTCTGGGATTTGAGGCAAATACAGATCTAAATACTATTTTAGACGAAGTAGTGCCTTGGATTCAAAAACAAATTGAAATTGGTGGGATTTAA
- a CDS encoding nucleotide sugar dehydrogenase: protein MTKTVTIIGGCGHVGIPLGLTLAECTQNVYLLDVNQKAVDTINAGKLPFLEEDADAILIKAIGKNLNATTDPKVLLKSHVVVFVTGTPVDEHHNPRVHDVLKVIQFYQEYLNPKQLIVLRSTVYPGVNEIIHNLLSKKMGSCKLAFCPERILQGKGIEEIYQLPQIVSGSSEEAENEASDLFGLIAPKILKLKPIEAEIAKLMTNTWRYLEFAIANQFYMMTESQGLDFYKIYGALKEDYPRAKHFAKPGLAAGPCLFKDTMQLSAFHKNNFFMGQSAMLVNEGLPVFLADQLEKKMDGLKNKKVAILGMTFKANNDDIRESLAFKLKKVLEMKMADVICSDEFLGNTTPLNQALETAEGFILGVPHEKYLSLKINRPFVDCWGVWK, encoded by the coding sequence ATGACAAAAACTGTTACAATTATTGGCGGTTGTGGGCATGTCGGAATCCCCCTTGGATTAACATTGGCAGAATGTACACAGAATGTATACCTACTAGATGTTAATCAAAAAGCTGTAGATACTATCAACGCAGGAAAGCTTCCTTTTCTTGAAGAAGATGCTGATGCTATTTTAATTAAAGCCATTGGAAAAAACCTTAATGCGACCACAGATCCAAAAGTTTTATTAAAATCACACGTTGTTGTTTTTGTTACTGGTACACCTGTTGATGAGCATCACAACCCAAGAGTTCATGATGTTCTTAAAGTAATACAATTTTATCAGGAATATTTAAACCCAAAGCAGCTAATTGTCCTTAGAAGCACTGTTTATCCAGGGGTAAATGAAATTATTCACAATTTACTTTCAAAAAAAATGGGCAGTTGTAAGCTTGCATTTTGTCCAGAAAGAATTTTACAGGGTAAAGGAATCGAAGAAATATATCAATTACCCCAAATTGTATCTGGCTCATCAGAGGAAGCAGAAAATGAAGCTTCCGATTTGTTTGGTTTAATTGCGCCCAAAATATTAAAATTGAAACCTATCGAAGCTGAAATCGCTAAACTCATGACAAATACATGGAGATATTTAGAATTTGCCATCGCAAATCAATTTTACATGATGACAGAATCCCAAGGTTTAGACTTTTATAAAATTTATGGTGCTTTAAAAGAAGACTATCCAAGAGCAAAACATTTTGCAAAACCTGGATTAGCTGCGGGACCATGTTTATTTAAAGACACAATGCAATTGTCAGCATTCCATAAAAATAATTTTTTTATGGGTCAATCCGCAATGCTTGTTAATGAAGGCCTTCCTGTGTTCTTAGCTGATCAACTTGAAAAGAAAATGGATGGTCTAAAAAATAAAAAAGTAGCTATTCTTGGAATGACCTTCAAAGCAAACAACGACGACATACGTGAAAGTTTAGCGTTTAAACTTAAAAAAGTTTTAGAAATGAAAATGGCTGATGTTATTTGTTCAGACGAGTTTTTAGGTAACACCACGCCATTGAATCAGGCTTTGGAAACGGCCGAAGGTTTTATTCTTGGGGTTCCCCACGAGAAGTATTTATCATTAAAGATAAATAGACCTTTTGTCGATTGTTGGGGCGTTTGGAAATAA